One Prunus dulcis chromosome 7, ALMONDv2, whole genome shotgun sequence DNA segment encodes these proteins:
- the LOC117635041 gene encoding probable F-box protein At2g36090: protein MACSSSSSQLPSPSTTVDETSPASISTVHTDIIQTHILTRLDGPTLASAASTSSQLHALASHQPLWDNICHSTWPSTSTPRVRQVISTFPDGAFSFFSDSFPLLTNLDTAATTLAPNHDQDRPCELISSVDIYHRDKLILSKVVETETVTGWFRCSPFRIDLLDPKDVVPTQIKYPAGRESDTCRDLGDDLTLSWILIDPIGRRAMNLTSHRAVSVQRHWLSGEVHVRFASILPGEKGSASEHVQCGILVTCGESEGGELQVREVSLQVEDMDGMHLNGREGLVILQRALEGRKGRKRSRREEEGRKRYEEYLERKKQRKEKKLRTEGTLDTLCVAFGVLGFFVFWLFILCR from the coding sequence ATGGCTtgctcctcctcttcctcccaACTACCATCGCCATCCACCACCGTCGATGAAACCAGCCCCGCGTCAATCTCCACCGTCCATACGGACATAATCCAGACCCACATCCTCACCCGCCTCGACGGCCCCACGCTTGCCTCCGCCGCCTCCACCTCTTCCCAACTCCACGCCCTCGCTTCCCACCAACCCCTCTGGGACAACATCTGCCACTCCACATGGCCCTCCACTTCAACGCCACGTGTCCGCCAAGTCATCTCCACGTTCCCCGATGGtgccttctccttcttttccGACTCCTTCCCGCTCCTCACCAACCTAGACACCGCCGCAACAACTCTCGCGCCGAATCACGATCAGGACCGCCCGTGTGAATTAATCTCGTCCGTCGATATCTACCACCGCGACAAGCTCATTCTGAGCAAGGTCGTCGAGACGGAGACCGTGACCGGGTGGTTCCGGTGCTCGCCGTTCCGGATTGACCTGCTGGACCCCAAGGACGTGGTCCCCACCCAAATCAAGTACCCGGCGGGCCGGGAATCCGACACGTGTCGCGACCTCGGGGATGATCTGACCCTCAGCTGGATTCTGATCGACCCGATCGGCCGGCGGGCGATGAACCTCACGAGCCACAGGGCGGTGTCGGTGCAGCGCCACTGGCTGAGCGGGGAGGTGCACGTGCGGTTTGCGTCGATTCTTCCCGGGGAGAAGGGGTCGGCGTCGGAGCACGTGCAGTGCGGGATCTTGGTCACGTGCGGGGAGTCGGAGGGAGGGGAGCTGCAGGTGAGGGAGGTGAGCTTGCAGGTGGAGGACATGGATGGAATGCATTTGAACGGGAGGGAGGGTTTGGTAATTTTGCAGAGGGCGTTGGAGGGcagaaagggaagaaagagGAGCAGGAGAGAAGAGGAGGGAAGAAAAAGATACGAAGAGTATTTGGAGAGGAAGAAGcaaaggaaagagaagaagctGAGGACAGAAGGGACATTAGACACTTTGTGTGTGGCTTTTGGGGTATTGGGGTTTTTCGTCTTTTGGTTATTTATTCTATGCAGATGA
- the LOC117633817 gene encoding small RNA-binding protein 11, chloroplastic isoform X2, whose product MAMLRRLVRSSPSLSYSSLIPPAFLISCRGLTTKLFVGGLSFYTNDKGLSEAFSQYGQVIEAQIVTDRVSDRSKGFGFVTFASEDEAHKALEEMNGKALNGRVIFVDYAKPKANYGGGMPIARGPPDPIKDS is encoded by the exons ATGGCGATGCTTAGAAGACTGGTGAGGTCAAGCCCTAGTTTATCATATTCCTCCCTTATTCCTCCCGCTTTTCTAATCTCTTGCCGGGGATTAACTACTAAGCTTTTCGTTGGCG GGCTGTCATTTTACACCAATGATAAGGGGTTATCTGAAGCATTCTCTCAGTATGGTCAAGTGATTGAAG CTCAAATTGTAACAGACAGAGTTTCTGACAGATCAAAAGGATTTGGGTTTGTGACCTTTGCTTCAGAAGATGAAGCCCACAAAGCCCTAGAGGAGATGAATGGAAAG GCACTGAATGGACGTGTGATTTTTGTGGACTACGCAAAGCCGAAAGCCAATTATGGTGGCGGAATGCCAATTGCAAGAGGACCTCCTGATCCGATAAAGGACAGCTGA
- the LOC117633817 gene encoding small RNA-binding protein 11, chloroplastic isoform X1: protein MAMLRRLVRSSPSLSYSSLIPPAFLISCRGLTTKLFVGGLSFYTNDKGLSEAFSQYGQVIEGDLWDISHARILRSKGFGFVTFASEDEAHKALEEMNGKALNGRVIFVDYAKPKANYGGGMPIARGPPDPIKDS from the exons ATGGCGATGCTTAGAAGACTGGTGAGGTCAAGCCCTAGTTTATCATATTCCTCCCTTATTCCTCCCGCTTTTCTAATCTCTTGCCGGGGATTAACTACTAAGCTTTTCGTTGGCG GGCTGTCATTTTACACCAATGATAAGGGGTTATCTGAAGCATTCTCTCAGTATGGTCAAGTGATTGAAGGTGACTTGTGGGATATTTCACATGCAAGAATACTAAG ATCAAAAGGATTTGGGTTTGTGACCTTTGCTTCAGAAGATGAAGCCCACAAAGCCCTAGAGGAGATGAATGGAAAG GCACTGAATGGACGTGTGATTTTTGTGGACTACGCAAAGCCGAAAGCCAATTATGGTGGCGGAATGCCAATTGCAAGAGGACCTCCTGATCCGATAAAGGACAGCTGA